One genomic segment of Cystobacter fuscus DSM 2262 includes these proteins:
- a CDS encoding metallopeptidase family protein — MGKRTSKRGAPADWEARLEGVAAAFDRGAHQEALAGADALLAEDDSLTEALHWRAAALTELGRLDEALETYSRAVKVAPDDMELLLSATECLVGRVGDDREAVEDGLALCARGRKLAQRAGDVELLFEFLLWEGIGLNQVGECARALTSLEAALGHVPRSVEARLERTIALFELCRFGEADAALEELLGDAPDEPWAHHYLGLLAERRGDGKGALGHFARARALAPEEFPPPVELGEEAFDKAVEDAVKALPRHVKEYLDNVTLAVEEIPKDEDLMGESPPLSPCILGVFRGSPVGERHSILGTFDPYPASIVLYQKNLERFARTREELIEQIGITVMHEVGHLMGLDEEDLWQRGLD; from the coding sequence ATGGGGAAGCGGACGTCGAAGCGGGGGGCGCCGGCGGATTGGGAGGCCCGGCTCGAGGGGGTGGCGGCGGCCTTCGACCGGGGCGCCCACCAGGAGGCCCTGGCCGGAGCGGACGCGCTGCTGGCCGAGGACGACTCTCTCACCGAGGCCCTGCACTGGCGCGCGGCGGCCCTCACCGAGCTGGGACGGCTCGACGAGGCCCTGGAGACCTACTCGCGCGCCGTGAAGGTCGCCCCGGATGACATGGAGCTGCTGCTGTCGGCCACTGAATGCCTGGTGGGCCGGGTGGGAGACGATCGCGAGGCGGTGGAGGACGGGCTCGCCCTGTGCGCCCGCGGACGCAAGCTCGCCCAGCGCGCCGGGGACGTTGAGCTGCTCTTCGAGTTCCTCTTGTGGGAGGGCATTGGACTCAATCAGGTAGGGGAATGTGCGCGGGCGCTGACGAGCCTGGAGGCGGCGCTCGGGCATGTGCCGCGCTCGGTGGAGGCGAGGCTGGAGCGGACCATTGCCCTGTTCGAGCTGTGCCGCTTCGGCGAGGCGGACGCGGCGCTCGAGGAGCTGTTGGGCGATGCGCCGGACGAGCCGTGGGCGCACCACTACCTGGGGCTGCTGGCGGAGCGGCGGGGGGATGGCAAGGGGGCGCTCGGGCACTTCGCGAGGGCGCGCGCCCTGGCGCCCGAGGAGTTCCCGCCCCCGGTGGAGCTGGGGGAGGAGGCGTTCGACAAGGCCGTCGAGGACGCGGTGAAGGCACTGCCGAGACACGTGAAGGAGTACCTGGACAACGTGACGCTCGCGGTGGAGGAGATTCCCAAGGACGAGGACTTGATGGGCGAGTCCCCTCCCCTCTCCCCGTGCATCCTGGGGGTGTTCCGGGGCTCGCCGGTGGGCGAGCGCCACAGCATCCTGGGCACGTTCGACCCCTACCCGGCCTCCATCGTGCTGTACCAGAAGAACCTGGAGCGCTTCGCCCGGACGCGCGAGGAGCTCATCGAGCAGATCGGCATCACGGTGATGCACGAGGTCGGACACTTGATGGGGCTCGACGAGGAGGACCTGTGGCAGCGGGGGCTGGACTGA
- a CDS encoding response regulator — protein sequence MNILVVDDDVELCTLLSRFLEKHGYTVYSASDALQALDILERHDVGLIISDYRMPHMDGIQFTGMLKADPRHQGTSVILMTGNADGNVQDKGLRKGVAMTLEKPLDFNQLLNLVRFAE from the coding sequence GTGAACATTCTGGTCGTGGATGATGATGTCGAGCTGTGCACCCTGCTCTCGCGCTTCCTCGAGAAGCACGGGTACACCGTCTATTCCGCGTCCGATGCCCTGCAGGCCCTGGACATCCTCGAGCGCCATGACGTGGGGCTCATCATCAGCGACTACCGGATGCCCCACATGGACGGCATCCAGTTCACGGGGATGCTCAAGGCGGACCCCCGGCACCAGGGCACCTCCGTCATCCTCATGACGGGCAACGCCGATGGCAACGTGCAGGACAAGGGCCTGCGCAAGGGCGTGGCGATGACCCTGGAGAAGCCCCTGGACTTCAACCAGCTGCTCAACCTGGTGCGTTTCGCCGAGTAG
- the groL gene encoding chaperonin GroEL (60 kDa chaperone family; promotes refolding of misfolded polypeptides especially under stressful conditions; forms two stacked rings of heptamers to form a barrel-shaped 14mer; ends can be capped by GroES; misfolded proteins enter the barrel where they are refolded when GroES binds) produces MAAKEIFFHQSAREAILRGVRILSDAVAVTLGPKGRNVVIEKSFGSPTVTKDGVTVAKEIDLENRFENMGAQMVKEVASKTSDKAGDGTTTATVLARAIYEEGLKLVAAGHSPMDLKRGIDKAVEVVVAELKKLSKSTADKKAIAQVGTISANGDETIGNIIADAMEKVGKEGVITVEEAKGLETTLDVVEGMQFDRGYLSPYFVTNRERMETVLEDAYILISEKKVSSMQDMIPILEQVARAGKPLLIIAEDVEGEALATLVVNKIRGVLNVAAVKAPGFGDRRKELLKDLATLTGGSVVSEELGHKYDALTLNDLGRAKRITIDKDNTTIVDGAGKREEIEGRIKLIRSQTETTTSDYDREKLQERLAKLAGGVAVIHVGAATETEMKEKKARVEDALHATRAAVEEGIVPGGGVAYLRCLPALEKLKLGGEQDFGVDIIKKALQEPLRKIASNAGLEGPVIINKVREGQGAYGYNARTDVFEDLEKAGVIDPTKVERTALQNAASVASLLLTTEAMVAERPKKKGKGASAGGTPDYGGDDMDY; encoded by the coding sequence ATGGCAGCGAAGGAGATTTTCTTCCACCAGTCGGCGCGCGAGGCGATTCTGCGGGGTGTGCGGATCCTCTCGGACGCGGTGGCGGTGACGCTCGGTCCCAAGGGCCGCAACGTGGTCATCGAGAAGTCGTTCGGCTCGCCCACGGTGACCAAGGACGGTGTGACGGTCGCCAAGGAGATCGATCTCGAGAACCGGTTCGAGAACATGGGCGCCCAGATGGTCAAGGAGGTCGCCTCCAAGACCAGCGACAAGGCGGGTGACGGCACCACGACGGCGACGGTGCTCGCGCGCGCCATCTACGAGGAGGGCCTGAAGCTGGTGGCCGCGGGCCACAGCCCGATGGACCTCAAGCGCGGCATCGACAAGGCCGTCGAGGTGGTGGTGGCGGAGCTCAAGAAGCTCTCCAAGAGCACCGCCGACAAGAAGGCCATTGCCCAGGTGGGCACCATCTCCGCCAACGGCGACGAGACGATTGGCAACATCATCGCCGATGCCATGGAGAAGGTGGGCAAGGAGGGCGTCATCACGGTGGAGGAGGCCAAGGGCCTGGAGACCACCCTGGACGTGGTCGAGGGCATGCAGTTCGACCGCGGCTACCTCTCGCCCTACTTCGTGACGAACCGCGAGCGCATGGAGACGGTGCTCGAGGACGCCTACATCCTCATCAGCGAGAAGAAGGTCTCGTCGATGCAGGACATGATCCCCATCCTCGAGCAGGTGGCGCGCGCGGGCAAGCCGTTGCTCATCATCGCCGAGGACGTGGAGGGCGAGGCGCTGGCCACGCTGGTGGTGAACAAGATCCGCGGCGTGCTCAACGTGGCGGCGGTGAAGGCGCCGGGCTTCGGTGACCGTCGCAAGGAGCTGCTCAAGGACCTGGCCACGCTGACGGGCGGCTCGGTGGTGAGCGAGGAGCTGGGCCACAAGTACGACGCCCTGACGCTCAACGACCTGGGCCGCGCCAAGCGCATCACCATCGACAAGGACAACACCACGATCGTCGACGGCGCGGGCAAGCGCGAGGAGATCGAGGGCCGCATCAAGCTCATCCGCTCGCAGACGGAGACGACCACGAGCGACTACGACCGCGAGAAGCTGCAGGAGCGGCTGGCGAAGCTGGCCGGCGGCGTGGCGGTCATCCACGTGGGCGCGGCGACCGAGACGGAGATGAAGGAGAAGAAGGCGCGCGTCGAGGACGCCCTGCACGCGACCCGCGCGGCCGTGGAGGAGGGCATCGTCCCCGGCGGTGGCGTGGCCTACCTGCGCTGCCTCCCGGCGCTGGAGAAGCTCAAGCTGGGCGGTGAGCAGGACTTCGGCGTGGACATCATCAAGAAGGCCCTGCAGGAGCCGCTGCGCAAGATCGCCAGCAACGCGGGCCTCGAGGGCCCCGTCATCATCAACAAGGTGCGCGAGGGCCAGGGCGCGTACGGCTACAACGCCCGCACGGACGTGTTCGAGGACCTGGAGAAGGCCGGCGTCATCGATCCGACGAAGGTGGAGCGCACCGCGCTGCAGAACGCCGCCTCGGTCGCCTCGCTGCTGTTGACCACGGAGGCCATGGTGGCCGAGCGCCCGAAGAAGAAGGGCAAGGGCGCGTCGGCCGGTGGCACGCCGGACTACGGCGGCGATGACATGGACTACTGA
- the sinK gene encoding hybrid histidine protein kinase/response regulator SinK — MDTPAPLALLLQALEAGDLRAARAAAAELQRTRQGSTQLAAEVLHELRQPLLGVKAYTQMLTEEIGSRGALRQMLAQVERMEQIISDFTRLASERPAPQQAVSLVAHVQAATRAFALNPDSARIHLEVEAREELTVHGNGRLLEQLALNLLNNARDAVTGRGLVKVVLTHEDRAPVMYVADWGRGIPDAVLPRLFEPYVTGSKRGTGLGLAVCRRIAQEHHAQLEIVPPSVLSLQPAPTTVFRVRFPPPEPTPATLPAPAPLSPSPAPATLRRRLLVVDDEEIIRSVFKDLMGRECEVLEAAHTEDALALLERGRVDLILTDKNLPGLSGLELARRARQLDPHSRVILMTGYPSLVTAQEALELGLLDYLLKPFDDIREVRVRLREALTGAAPLPRGLRPGNRRVDVLEDSPVSARRLTEALALLGLEARVLATAPAEPAAESPVEPPAAVVVSWDLAAAHGRQALALARQLSQGAPFVVLAEYLSQETMLESLRAGASGCLPRELETPELSRELSRLLRAT, encoded by the coding sequence ATGGACACCCCGGCTCCGCTCGCGCTTCTGCTCCAGGCCCTGGAGGCTGGTGACCTGCGGGCCGCCAGGGCCGCCGCCGCGGAGCTGCAACGCACCCGCCAGGGCTCCACCCAGCTCGCCGCCGAGGTGCTGCACGAGCTGCGTCAGCCGTTGCTCGGCGTGAAGGCCTATACCCAGATGCTCACCGAGGAGATCGGCTCGCGCGGCGCCCTGCGGCAGATGCTCGCCCAGGTGGAGCGGATGGAGCAGATCATCTCCGACTTCACGCGCCTGGCCAGCGAGCGCCCCGCTCCCCAACAAGCCGTGTCGCTGGTGGCGCACGTGCAGGCCGCCACGCGCGCCTTCGCCCTCAACCCCGATTCCGCGCGCATCCACCTCGAGGTGGAGGCCCGCGAGGAGCTCACCGTCCACGGCAATGGCCGGCTGTTGGAGCAGCTCGCCCTCAACCTGCTCAACAACGCGCGCGACGCGGTGACGGGGCGCGGGCTGGTGAAGGTGGTGCTCACGCACGAGGACCGCGCGCCGGTGATGTACGTGGCCGACTGGGGCCGGGGCATCCCGGACGCCGTGCTTCCCCGCCTCTTCGAGCCCTATGTGACGGGCAGCAAGCGCGGCACGGGGCTCGGGCTCGCGGTGTGCCGCCGCATCGCGCAGGAGCACCACGCCCAGCTCGAGATCGTCCCGCCCTCGGTGCTGTCCCTCCAGCCCGCCCCCACCACCGTCTTCCGTGTCCGCTTCCCTCCCCCGGAGCCGACGCCCGCCACCCTCCCGGCGCCCGCGCCCCTCTCGCCCTCCCCCGCCCCGGCCACGCTCCGCCGCCGCCTGCTGGTGGTGGATGACGAGGAGATCATCCGCAGCGTCTTCAAGGACTTGATGGGCCGGGAGTGCGAGGTGCTCGAGGCAGCCCACACCGAGGATGCCCTCGCGCTCCTGGAGCGCGGGCGCGTGGACCTCATCCTCACCGACAAGAACCTGCCGGGCCTGTCGGGCCTGGAGCTCGCGCGACGCGCCCGCCAGCTCGATCCCCACTCCCGCGTCATCCTCATGACGGGCTACCCCTCGCTCGTGACGGCCCAGGAGGCGCTCGAGCTCGGACTGCTCGACTACCTGCTCAAGCCCTTCGACGACATCCGCGAGGTGCGCGTCCGGCTGCGCGAGGCCCTCACCGGCGCCGCCCCGCTCCCCCGGGGACTGCGCCCCGGCAACCGCCGCGTGGACGTGCTCGAGGACAGCCCGGTCTCCGCGCGACGGCTCACCGAGGCGCTCGCCCTGCTGGGGTTGGAGGCTCGGGTGCTCGCCACCGCCCCCGCCGAGCCCGCGGCCGAATCTCCCGTCGAGCCTCCCGCCGCCGTGGTGGTGAGCTGGGACCTCGCCGCCGCCCATGGACGGCAGGCCCTCGCCCTGGCGAGACAGCTGAGTCAGGGGGCACCCTTCGTGGTGCTCGCCGAGTACCTCTCCCAGGAGACGATGCTGGAGTCGCTGCGCGCCGGCGCCTCCGGGTGCCTGCCCCGGGAGCTGGAGACGCCGGAGCTCAGCCGCGAGCTGTCCCGCCTGCTCCGCGCCACCTGA
- a CDS encoding GGDEF domain-containing response regulator, producing MARLLLVDDDKMARVLYGDSLRGVGHEVSTVATIAEAKEALEHGRYDVVVTDLLLPEGSGMEVLRYTKEHHPGIEVVVITGLDKVDPAVRALKSGAAEYLVKPVAPEVLQHAVNRALATRELLQENAALRRYVSLLETGQRISTTLDRGRLVTTTCAAFVGLAAASAVMLVQRDAQGKARVLGTQNLMGSSHENTLLTRLAPYLPTLSEARLLEGLPGAWPCGLAVPAQDGEDLLGCALLLYPSRPPSDIAEATSFLARSLALALRNQGRLAQVEDLAYLDDLTHLFNTRYLHLVLDREVKSAQQTHGAFSLLFLDLDYFKTVNDTLGHLMGSQLLVEMAHVLKGCVRDRDVAVRYGGDEYVVLLRGTDSSAALKVAERIRRAVEKHRFLVPEGHALSLSTCIGVASFPEHTQDKATLLDLADRAMYRGKKGSRNVVYLAGENLEATPPARHSQPTGG from the coding sequence ATGGCGCGTCTCCTCCTCGTCGATGACGACAAGATGGCTCGGGTCCTCTATGGGGACTCCCTGCGGGGAGTGGGCCATGAGGTCTCCACGGTCGCCACCATCGCCGAGGCCAAGGAGGCCCTGGAGCACGGTCGCTACGACGTGGTGGTGACGGACCTGCTGCTGCCCGAGGGCAGTGGCATGGAGGTGCTGCGCTACACCAAGGAGCACCACCCGGGCATCGAGGTGGTGGTCATCACCGGCCTGGACAAGGTGGACCCCGCGGTACGCGCCCTCAAGAGCGGCGCCGCGGAGTACCTCGTCAAGCCCGTGGCCCCCGAGGTCCTCCAGCACGCGGTGAACCGGGCGCTCGCCACGCGCGAGCTGCTGCAGGAGAACGCCGCGTTGCGCCGCTACGTCTCGCTGTTGGAAACCGGACAGCGCATCTCCACCACGCTCGATCGTGGCCGGTTGGTGACGACCACGTGCGCGGCCTTCGTCGGCCTGGCCGCGGCCAGCGCGGTGATGCTCGTGCAGCGCGATGCCCAGGGCAAGGCGCGGGTGCTGGGCACGCAGAACCTGATGGGCTCCTCCCACGAGAACACGCTCCTGACCCGGCTCGCCCCGTACCTGCCGACGTTGAGCGAGGCGCGTCTCTTGGAGGGACTGCCCGGCGCCTGGCCCTGCGGTCTGGCCGTCCCCGCGCAGGATGGGGAGGATCTGCTCGGGTGCGCCCTGCTGCTCTACCCCTCCCGGCCTCCCTCGGACATCGCCGAGGCCACGAGCTTCCTGGCGCGCAGCCTCGCGCTCGCCCTGCGCAACCAGGGCCGTCTCGCCCAGGTGGAGGATCTGGCCTACCTGGACGACCTCACCCACCTCTTCAACACCCGCTACCTGCACCTGGTGCTGGACCGCGAGGTGAAGAGCGCCCAGCAGACCCACGGCGCCTTCAGCCTGCTCTTCCTGGACCTGGACTACTTCAAGACAGTCAACGACACCCTCGGCCACCTCATGGGCTCGCAGCTGCTCGTGGAGATGGCGCACGTGCTCAAGGGGTGCGTGAGGGATCGCGACGTGGCGGTGCGCTACGGCGGGGACGAGTACGTGGTGCTGCTGCGCGGCACCGACTCGAGCGCGGCCCTGAAGGTGGCCGAGCGCATCCGCCGCGCCGTGGAGAAGCACCGCTTCCTCGTCCCCGAGGGCCATGCGCTGTCGCTGTCCACCTGCATCGGCGTGGCCAGCTTCCCCGAGCACACCCAGGACAAGGCCACGCTGCTGGATCTGGCGGATCGGGCCATGTACCGGGGCAAGAAGGGCAGCCGGAACGTCGTGTACCTGGCCGGCGAGAATCTGGAGGCCACGCCTCCGGCACGCCACAGCCAGCCCACCGGCGGCTGA
- a CDS encoding chemotaxis protein CheW, with amino-acid sequence MPLFESGRRLCLLLEAGGTRFSVEATSVTEVAAPDPDQTSLRGVLEVQDLSVLLGGEPEPTPGMVVVLDVSPTLAVRVSSVVEVADVTRAVHFVLPSGLGDSLAALSHSAVMHKGRLYLELGADVLPHEPGVVTPPPLPTLHLFGFPPERSLVFESQGRLFGLPLPFISQVVMRGESFSALPGRGGAIAGLMPHGQVLWPLYSVPALLGGRAAAEDFLVLAEVEGRTLGLCASRVIGVYPRFDPTGNPGEFTVTGVPDPILFVDLWRMFS; translated from the coding sequence GTGCCCCTCTTCGAAAGCGGACGCCGGCTCTGTCTTCTGTTGGAAGCGGGCGGCACGCGCTTCAGCGTCGAGGCCACCTCCGTCACGGAAGTGGCCGCACCGGACCCCGACCAGACGAGCCTGCGCGGCGTGCTGGAGGTTCAGGATCTCTCGGTGCTGCTGGGGGGAGAGCCCGAGCCGACCCCCGGCATGGTCGTGGTGCTGGACGTGAGCCCCACGTTGGCGGTGCGCGTGAGTTCCGTCGTCGAGGTGGCCGACGTGACCCGGGCCGTCCACTTCGTGCTGCCCTCGGGGTTGGGCGACTCGCTGGCCGCGCTCAGCCACAGCGCGGTCATGCACAAGGGGCGGCTGTACCTGGAGCTCGGCGCGGACGTGCTGCCCCACGAGCCCGGCGTCGTCACGCCTCCCCCCCTGCCTACCCTCCACCTGTTCGGCTTTCCCCCCGAGCGCTCGCTCGTCTTCGAGTCCCAGGGGCGGCTGTTCGGTCTGCCGCTGCCCTTCATCTCCCAGGTGGTGATGCGCGGCGAGTCCTTCAGCGCGCTGCCCGGACGGGGAGGCGCCATCGCGGGGCTCATGCCCCATGGTCAGGTGCTCTGGCCCCTCTACTCGGTGCCGGCGCTGCTGGGGGGCCGGGCCGCCGCGGAGGACTTCCTGGTGCTCGCCGAGGTGGAAGGACGTACCCTGGGCCTGTGCGCCTCGCGGGTGATTGGTGTCTACCCGCGCTTCGATCCCACCGGAAACCCGGGGGAGTTCACCGTCACCGGTGTGCCGGACCCCATCCTCTTCGTGGACCTGTGGCGCATGTTTTCCTGA
- a CDS encoding response regulator, with protein MPKTLLVADDSLTIRKVIGMIFATEDFQVTAVDNGLDAISRSRELRPDVVLADVMMPGKNGYEVCEALKHDPATQHIPVMLLAGTFEAFDEARSRAARADDHITKPFESQVLLDKVKTLVGQKSNTMPASAATQVTAPSPVAAQPRAPAAPPGPGAPRPPGPGAPPPGMARPGGPPGPGAPPPGMARPGMPGPGGAPPGMARPGGPPGPGAPPPGMARPGGPPGPGAPPPGMGPRPGMPPAPGAPLPGMARPGMPGPGAPPPGMAPGARPGMPGPGAPPPGMARPGGPPGPGAPPPGMAGGLPRPPGAAPLPGAPAGRGRDPFGLGGGAPQPAPVAPQPVEANGLEELSLDEPIAPEPVAAPEYRPAAPAPSAPSADGGEALLREALSKASREVIEKIAWEVVPQLAETIIREELERLIKDRETKH; from the coding sequence ATGCCCAAGACTCTGCTGGTCGCCGATGATTCGCTCACCATCCGCAAGGTGATCGGGATGATCTTCGCGACCGAGGACTTCCAGGTCACCGCGGTCGACAACGGGCTGGACGCCATCAGCCGGTCGCGGGAGCTGCGCCCGGATGTGGTGCTCGCGGATGTGATGATGCCGGGCAAGAACGGCTACGAGGTCTGCGAGGCGCTCAAGCATGATCCGGCCACGCAGCACATTCCCGTGATGTTGCTGGCGGGCACCTTCGAGGCCTTCGACGAGGCCCGCTCGCGCGCCGCCCGGGCGGACGATCACATCACCAAGCCCTTCGAGAGCCAGGTCCTGCTGGACAAGGTCAAGACGCTGGTGGGTCAGAAGTCCAACACCATGCCCGCGTCCGCCGCCACGCAGGTGACGGCTCCCAGTCCCGTCGCCGCCCAGCCCCGTGCGCCCGCCGCCCCTCCGGGTCCTGGCGCGCCGCGTCCGCCCGGACCGGGTGCGCCGCCTCCGGGCATGGCCCGTCCGGGCGGTCCTCCGGGACCGGGTGCGCCGCCTCCGGGCATGGCCCGTCCAGGCATGCCAGGGCCTGGTGGGGCGCCTCCGGGCATGGCGCGGCCGGGCGGTCCTCCGGGACCGGGCGCTCCGCCTCCGGGCATGGCTCGGCCGGGCGGTCCTCCGGGACCGGGTGCGCCGCCTCCGGGCATGGGTCCGCGTCCGGGCATGCCGCCCGCGCCGGGGGCGCCGCTTCCGGGCATGGCTCGGCCGGGTATGCCGGGGCCTGGGGCTCCGCCTCCGGGCATGGCTCCGGGTGCGCGTCCGGGCATGCCGGGCCCTGGGGCTCCGCCTCCGGGCATGGCTCGGCCCGGTGGTCCTCCGGGACCGGGCGCTCCTCCTCCGGGCATGGCCGGCGGTCTGCCGCGTCCTCCCGGGGCCGCGCCGCTGCCGGGTGCCCCCGCGGGCCGGGGACGGGATCCCTTCGGCCTGGGAGGCGGCGCGCCGCAGCCCGCGCCCGTCGCGCCGCAGCCTGTCGAGGCCAATGGCCTGGAGGAGCTGTCGCTCGATGAGCCCATCGCTCCGGAGCCCGTCGCGGCCCCCGAGTACAGGCCCGCGGCGCCAGCCCCCTCCGCGCCTTCCGCCGATGGTGGCGAGGCGCTCCTGCGCGAGGCCCTCTCGAAGGCCTCCCGCGAGGTCATCGAGAAGATCGCCTGGGAAGTCGTTCCCCAGCTCGCCGAGACGATCATCCGCGAGGAGCTGGAGCGGCTCATCAAGGATCGCGAGACGAAGCACTGA